One Arachis duranensis cultivar V14167 unplaced genomic scaffold, aradu.V14167.gnm2.J7QH unplaced_Scaffold_232525, whole genome shotgun sequence DNA segment encodes these proteins:
- the LOC127744131 gene encoding probable terpene synthase 11 — MSTDQMALVIQVRASSLSSSIHHPRHNSMHPPWNLSLQTSKGQGTIMLSKKLSINSVLLREKVECLESNDRKKSLEQVKKEGQEALLKKSSDPVGTMKIIDSIQELGIGHHFEEEINALLGKICHWDASQDLFATSLQFRLLRHNGWTTFPENFNKFLDKSGNFKESLSRDIGGVLSLYEASFLGAEGEGVLQQAMDFSRGHLHQSIPHMAPELGRQVSRALRLPRHLQMERLEAKNYMDQYSRTTTKIPALLELAKLDYDMLQSLYKRELGEITRWWKELGLIESLGFARDRPSECFLWTVGIFPEPRYSNCRIELTKTVCILLVMDDIFDTYGSFDDLVLFVKAIKRWDLDAMEQLPEYMKICYMALYNTTHEIAYKIQKERGLTAVAYLKKTWIDIFEAFLEEAKWFNQGYVPSFREYLDNGVISAGSYMAMTHATFLVGDGISKDTLSLMKTYPRLFSCSGEILRFWDDLGTSTEEQERGDNACSIQCYMRENNGCDENEARKHIRGLIGKLWLELNGVAMNTTALPSSIVKACFNMARTAQVIYQHGDDKSTYTVDDYVQTLFFTPSAI, encoded by the exons ATGTCTACAGATCAAATGGCTCTTGTTATACAAGTTAGAGCTTCTTCGCTTTCAAGCTCAATTCATCATCCTCGACACAATTCCATGCATCCACCATGGAACTTGTCGCTACAAACATCTAAAGGCCAAGGGACCATTAtgcttagtaaaaaattatccATCAATTCCGTTCTTCTTCGTGAGAAG GTGGAGTGTCTTGAAAGTAATGATAGGAAGAAAAGCTTGGAGCAGGTGAAGAAAGAAGGGCAAGAAGCATTGCTAAAAAAGTCAAGTGATCCGGTGGgaacaatgaaaataattgATAGCATTCAAGAGCTGGGAATTGGGCACCATTTTGAAGAAGAGATTAATGCACTTCTTGGAAAGATATGCCACTGGGATGCCTCACAAGACCTATTTGCCACATCCCTTCAATTTCGCCTCCTCAGGCACAATGGCTGGACCACGTTTCCTG AGAATTTCAACAAGTTTTTGGACAAGAGTGGAAATTTCAAGGAATCACTGAGCAGAGACATAGGTGGCGTGCTAAGTTTGTACGAGGCATCATTTCTAGGTGCTGAAGGTGAAGGAGTGTTACAACAAGCCATGGACTTCTCAAGAGGCCATCTTCACCAATCAATCCCTCACATGGCTCCTGAATTAGGAAGACAAGTTAGCAGAGCCTTAAGGCTTCCAAGGCACCTTCAAATGGAGAGGTTAGAAGCCAAGAATTACATGGACCAATACAGCCGTACAACAACCAAAATACCAGCTCTTTTGGAATTGGCCAAGTTGGATTATGACATGCTTCAATCATTGTACAAAAGAGAATTAGGAGAAATCACCAG GTGGTGGAAGGAATTAGGACTAATTGAGAGCCTTGGTTTTGCTAGAGATAGACCGTCAGAGTGCTTTCTATGGACAGTGGGGATTTTCCCAGAACCACGTTATTCCAACTGCCGTATTGAACTTACTAAAACAGTATGCATTTTGCTTGTTATGGATGATATCTTCGATACTTATGGCTCTTTCGATGATCTTGTTCTTTTCGTCAAGGCAATCAAAAG atgGGATCTTGATGCAATGGAGCAGCTACCTGAATACATGAAAATATGCTACATGGCATTATATAACACAACTCACGAAATTGCATACAAAATTCAGAAAGAGCGTGGACTAACCGCTGTTGCCTACTTGAAAAAAACG TGGATAGACATATTTGAAGCATTTCTTGAGGAAGCCAAATGGTTCAACCAGGGTTACGTGCCATCTTTTAGGGAATATCTGGACAACGGGGTGATTTCCGCAGGATCTTACATGGCCATGACGCATGCAACTTTCCTCGTTGGTGATGGTATCTCAAAGGATACTCTTTCATTGATGAAGACATATCCTAGGCTCTTCTCTTGTTCTGGCGAAATTCTTCGTTTTTGGGACGACCTAGGAACTTCAACG GAAGAACAAGAGAGAGGGGATAATGCTTGCAGCATACAGTGCTACATGAGGGAAAATAATGGTTGTGATGAGAATGAAGCAAGAAAACATATAAGGGGGCTCATAGGGAAGCTGTGGTTAGAGTTGAATGGTGTAGCCATGAACACGACCGCTCTGCCTTCTTCAATAGTGAAAGCTTGTTTCAACATGGCAAGAACTGCTCAGGTCATATATCAGCATGGCGATGACAAAAGCACATACACAGTTGATGACTACGTCCAAACATTGTTCTTCACACCCTCTGCTATCTAG